In a single window of the Puntigrus tetrazona isolate hp1 unplaced genomic scaffold, ASM1883169v1 S000000693, whole genome shotgun sequence genome:
- the LOC122335028 gene encoding protein NYNRIN-like, translating to MLAANCNEEMLAANCNEETLAVIHDCIARLENEKSFRQRELGTYTHLNDLAYQQMPEVSLWIDGVERVFLADSGATSSVLRINEFVSVPKLSGNFAWAISASGHTVKENFTVPLRCKDENGASFKHSFLLSQHCPKNLLGRDLLCKLGISLISGPEGIKAVQCQIQTLTAIQHTPLYVYQWKLQDDKLCENLVNAAKDRVSPDSDFIPFSDLHCSAHVSLARDELFEQKWFPRIETLQLNWLIWTENKCAAAVALNDEQQMFFDVVDSFPHVSLSKGSDNRWEDIGPFVKTCIFHENWLRTAEKYPLKKEAIEGIKPVFEALKKAGVIVECENSPVRTPIFPVKKIRDTDQPVEWRFVQDLQAVNDAVQTQAPIVPNPYTLLSQIPGDAEWFSVVDLSNAFFSVPVHKDSQFWFAFNFNGKPYTFTRLCQGFKNLPVLFDEIPKPLTKKQLMSFLGMCSYCRTFIPNYAIEESPLSALAHGKRLQPHDKLTWTPEAEKAFERLKMLLQTSPSLGLPDPERNFVQTVDEKNGFMSSVLFQDHGGKLRPVAYFSSKLDPVAAGLPNCLRAVAAAEKAILASREIVGYSDVTLLVPHAVSMILLEQKTSHLSTARWLRYNTILLEMPNITVKRCTVLNPATLLPTEQDGEEHNCIAALEQVCTPRPDLKETPLDNADLVLFVDGSASRDPETGKNRVGYAVTTAHATLASGALPAHCSAQAAELVALTEACKIAEGKTVTIYTDSRYAFSTCHDFSALWRCRKFLKSDGKPIQNHDKIAALLEAILLPRSIAICKCVAHSKFNDFVSLGNKRADIAAKNATKGTEPSLTCVTVNNDELTFPSSSLAAMQGFATPEEKKQWVKAECKLKDNVWLSTEDKPCLPKHFFPHYAKLVHGLDHISKMGMFDMINQYWFTKGFTSFAEKYCQSCMICATNNVGRGQQVPLAAHPPPSQPFDHIMFDFIELTPCGGKKFCLVLVDMFSKWVEVFPTSKQNAGAVAKALVSEIVPRWGIPKKISSDNGTPFC from the exons atgcttgctgcgaattgcaatgaagaaatgcttgctgcgaattgcaatgaagaaacgCTTGCTGTCATACACGATTGCATTGCTAgattagaaaatgagaaatcatTCAGACAAAGAGAATTAGGCACATATACTCATTTGAATGACTTAGCATATCAACAAATGCCAGAGGTTAGCTTATGGATAGACGGAgttgaaagggtgtttttagcTGATTCGGGGGCCACGAGTTCAGTATTAAGGATAAATGAGTTTGTCTCTGTCCCCAAATTGAGTGGAAATTTTGCATGGGCGATTTCTGCATCTGGTCATACTGTTAAAGAGAATTTTACAGTCCCTCTGAGGTGTAAGGATGAGAATGGTGCAAGTTTCAAACACAGTTTCCTCCTCTCACAGCACTGTCCCAAAAATCTGCTGGGGAGAGATTTGTTGTGCAAACTAggtatttctctaatatctggTCCAGAAGGTATCAAAGCAGTTCAGTGCCaaattcaaactctgactgcaatCCAACATACACCACTATACGTTTATCAATGGAAATTGCAAGATGATAAATTATGCGAAAATCTTGTCAATGCTGCTAAAGATAGAGTTTCgcctgattctgattttatacCATTCTCGGACTTACATTGCTCAGCACATGTGTCTCTGGCTAGAGACGAgttgtttgaacagaaatggtttCCGCGTATTGAGACATTGCAATTGAATTGGttaatttggacagaaaataaatgtgctgctgctgttgcattaaACGATGAACAGCAgatgttttttgatgttgtggattCTTTTCCCCATGTGTCGTTGTCGAAAGGGAGCGACAATCGCTGGGAAGACATTGGTCCCTTTGTAAAGACGTGTATCTTTCATGAAAATTGGTTGCGGACTGCTGAGAAATATCCTTTGAAAAAGGAAGCTATTGAGGGAATCAAACCAGTTTTTGAAGCATTGAAAAAGGCTGGAGTGATTGTGGAATGTGAGAACTCTCCTGTGCGTACACCCATTTTTCCTGTCAAAAAGATAAGAGACACAGACCAGCCAGTTGAGTGGAGGTTTGTGCAAGACTTGCAGGCTGTAAATGATGCAGTTCAGACACAGGCTCCTATTGTCCCCAACCCGTACACACTCCTATCACAAATACCAGGTGATGCTGAATGGTTTTCGGTTGTTGATCTTtccaatgctttcttttctgtgccggttcataaagacagccaattttggtttgctttcaattttaatggCAAACCTTACACCTTTACTCGACTTTGTCAAGGATTCAAAAATTTGCCTGTGTTGTTCGACGAG attccaaagcctctgacaaaaaaacagctcatgtcatttttgggaatgtgttcgtattgtagaacatttattcccaactaTGCCATTGAAGAGTCACCTTTGAGCGCTTTGGCTCACGGAAAAAGGTTGCAGCCACATGACAAGCTGACCTGGActcctgaagcagagaaagcatttgaaaggttgaaaatgttgttacaaacatccccaagtctgggacttccagaccctgagagaaattttgtacaaacagttgatgagaaaaatggtttcatgtcttctgttctgtttcaggATCACGGGGGAAAGCTGAGACCGGTGGCGTATTTTTCAAGTAAGCTCGACCCTGTGGCAGCAGGTCTACCAAATTGTCTGAGAGCTGtagcagcagcagaaaaagctattttagcttcaagggAAATTGTGGGGTATTCTGATGTAACACTACTAGTGCCACACGCTGTCTCTATGATCCTGttggaacagaaaacatctcatttgtcaacagccagatggctcagatataataccattctattggaaatgccaaacatcacagtGAAACGGTGTACAGTGTTGAATCCTGCCACACTGCTCCCAACCGAGCAGGATGGCGAGGAACATAATTGTATCGCTGCATTGGAACAGGTGTGCACACCGCgaccagatttaaaagaaaccccccttgacaatgcagatttggttttatttgttgatGGTTCAGCGTCTCGAGACCCAGAAACCGGTAAAAACAGAGTAGGTTACGCAGTAACCACCGCGCATGCGACATTAGCAAGTGGAGCGCTCCCCGCGCATTGCTCTGCGCAAGCGGCCGAATTAGTAGCATTAACAGAGGCCTGTAAAAtcgcagaaggaaaaacagtcacCATCTACACAGATTCTCGTTATGCTTTTTCGACCTGTCATGACTTTTCGGCTCTATGGCGATGTAGGAAATTTCTAAAATCCGATGGTAAACCCAtccaaaatcatgataaaatagcAGCCTTGCTAGAAGCGATTTTGCTTCCAAGGTCGATTGCTATTTGCAAGTGCGTCGCGCATTCCAAGTTTAACGATTTTGTATCATTAGGAAACAAACGCGCAGATATCGCTGCGAAGAACGCAACAAAGGGAACAGAACCTTCTCttacatgtgtaactgttaacaATGACGAACTAACATTCCCTTCTAGTTCTCTTGCAGCTATGCAGGGTTTCGCaacaccagaagagaaaaaacaatgggTGAAGGCCGAGTGCAAGCTGAAAGACAACGTTTGGCTGAGCACCGAAGACAAACcttgtttgccaaaacactttttcccacactatgccaaattagtgcacgggttagatcacataagcaaaatgggaatgtttgacatgatcaatcaatattggTTTACAAAAGGATTTACTTCCTTTGCAGAAAAATATTGTCAATCTTGTATGATCTGTGCCACAAATAATGTAGGAAGAGGACAACAGGTCCCTTTGGCAGCGCATCCACCACCAAGTCAACCTTTTGATCATATAATGTTCGAtttcattgaactgacaccaTGTGGAGGTAAGAAATTCTGCCTTGTTCTGGTTGATATGTTCTCAAAGTGGGTGGAAGTCTTCCCCACATCTAAGCAAAATGCTGGGGCTGTTGCAAAGGCACTAGTGTCTGAGATCGTCCCAAGATGGGGAATACCAAAAAAGATTAGTAGTGATAATGGCACACCTTTTTGCTAA